From Candidatus Xianfuyuplasma coldseepsis:
CGATTAGTAAAACCGTAAATGCACCAAAAGGATACAGCGTTGAAGAAGTCGAACAAGTCTACATGCGACTCTATAAAGGTGGCGCAAAAGGTGGAACCGTTTATGTCGATGGTTCTCGTGACTCACAAGTACTGACATTATCGAAAGATGATGATGAGAAAATATCCGCTCCAAAACAAGTGGATATCGCTGAACTAGGCGTTGAACTTGTAGAAGAGAAAAAGGAACCAAAAGAATCCAAAACACCCGGGATGCGAAGTGATCGACAAGATCGAAACATCGGTGTAGAACCTGGAGATATTTGTCCGATATGCTTAGAAGGTACCGTTGAAAATCTAGGTGGATGTCATACTTGTACAAACTGTAACGCTCAATTAAAATGTGGATTATAAGAAAAAGACGCAAATTTGCGTCTTTTCTTGTATAATAGGAGTGAGTTCAAAATAAATAGCAAGAGGTGATAATCATGTTCAAAGCAATATTGGTTGGCGCAGATTTGAAACAAGATGGAACAATAGATTACTATATGGAAGAGTTATACAATTTAGCAGTTGCAAGCAATTTAGAGGTCGTTTATTCGATTACTCAATCACTCAACCGCATTACACCAAAATTTTACATTGGTTCCGGTAAAGTCGATGAAATCAAGCGTTATGTCACCAATCTTAATGCAGATATGGTTATCTTCAACAATGAACTCAGTGGATCGCAATTACGAAATTTAGAGCAAATATTGGACTGTCGTGTCATCGACAGAACCCTCTTAATTCTAGATATATTCGCTAAACGAGCACGCACAAAAGAAGCGATGTTACAAGTAGAAATCGCTCAGCTAGACTATATGTTGCCCCGTCTTGTCGGCTTAACAGACAGTTTAAATCGTCAACAAGGTGGGATTGGATCCCGTGGTCCTGGTGAAAAGAAACTGGAACTAGACAGACGTCGAATAATTAACGAAAGAAGTAACCTTCAGAAAGAACTAGAAGACGTTGTCAAAAACCGTCAGGTTCAACGTCGAACACGTGATCGTTCCAACATCAAAAAGGTGGCCATTGTCGGTTATACAAATGCTGGGAAATCGACATTATTAAATGCTTTGGTTGATGTTACATCCCACAATGAAGACAAAAAAGTATATGTTGAGAATATGTTGTTTGCGACATTGGAAACCGCAACAAGGCACATTGTTCTTGACAATAATAAAGACTTCATTTTAACAGACACCGTTGGTTTTGTATCGAACTTACCTCATAAACTTGTGGAGTCATTCAAATCGACCTTGGAAGAAATCACGGAAGCGGACTATTTAATTCATGTTGTTGATACAAGTAATAAATTTTATGAAACCCAAATTCAAATAACCAAAGATACCTTAGCTGAAATTGGTGTACACGACATACCAACACTATACATCTACAACAAGTACGACCTAATCGACCACGCTATAGAACCATCAAACTTTCCATATATCATTGTTAGTTTATTAGACAATGAAGCCATTTCCCAAGTATTAGACTTCATTGAGAAAGAGATCTTTAAGGATTATGAAGTTGTCAAACTTCTTATCCCTTTTCAAGAAGGAGATCTGGTTTCATATCTCAATGAACACAATAATATTATCCATCAAAATTATGTCAATGAAGGGACGGTTATCGAACTCGAACTTTCCCAATTGCAAAAACAAAAATACGCCGACTATATCATTTAAAAAGAAGGACCTAATGTGGTCCTTCTTTTCTATGATTCTGATATTCTTCGATAATTTGTAGTAAGTCATCTTTGGTTGAAACTTGGGATAATGCCTTGCGAACATGACTAGCTCCTGGTAATCCTTTTACATACCACGGACCATGATTACGCATCTCCAGCATTGCTACTTTTTCTCCTTTTAAAGCGATTAACCGCTCCATATGGTTCGACATACGGTGGAATCGTTCCTCGATTGAAATATCTCTATTGTAGGTTCCTGTTTCCAAATATTGGACCGTTTGTTCCACAAGCCAAGGATTTCCAAGGACGCCACGACCAATCATTACAGCATCACATCCCGTTTCTTCTAACATTCGTTTGGCATCCTCTGGTGTCGTTATATCACCATTGCCAATGACTGGAATATCAACAGCATCTTTAATTTGTTTGATGTAGGACCAGTCTGCCTTGCCACTATACATTTGCTTCCTTGTACGAGCATGAACAGCGATCGCTTTAGCTCCAGCCTTTTCGCATATCTGAGCGATTTCCACGGCATATATTGTATTCTTGTCCCACCCAATTCTCATCTTTACAGTAACTGGTTTTTCAACCGCTTCAACAACGGCCTTTACTATCGTATATATCTTTTGTGGATCTAATAAAAGTTTGGCACCCGCATCACTCTTAATGACTTTATTAACGGGACAACCCATATTTAAATCGATGATATCACAATTGGAATGTTGATCTATGATTTTTGCTCCTTCAACAATGGTTTCTAAATCTCCACCAAAAACTTGCATTGTTAACGGGCGTTCTTCATCCACAACTTCGATCATCTTAACGGTTTTTTTGTTGCCGAAAGTCAGTGCCTTATCACTAACCATC
This genomic window contains:
- the hflX gene encoding GTPase HflX, with translation MFKAILVGADLKQDGTIDYYMEELYNLAVASNLEVVYSITQSLNRITPKFYIGSGKVDEIKRYVTNLNADMVIFNNELSGSQLRNLEQILDCRVIDRTLLILDIFAKRARTKEAMLQVEIAQLDYMLPRLVGLTDSLNRQQGGIGSRGPGEKKLELDRRRIINERSNLQKELEDVVKNRQVQRRTRDRSNIKKVAIVGYTNAGKSTLLNALVDVTSHNEDKKVYVENMLFATLETATRHIVLDNNKDFILTDTVGFVSNLPHKLVESFKSTLEEITEADYLIHVVDTSNKFYETQIQITKDTLAEIGVHDIPTLYIYNKYDLIDHAIEPSNFPYIIVSLLDNEAISQVLDFIEKEIFKDYEVVKLLIPFQEGDLVSYLNEHNNIIHQNYVNEGTVIELELSQLQKQKYADYII
- the dusB gene encoding tRNA dihydrouridine synthase DusB: MFKIADIELQNRVVIAPMAGVSNIAFRTIMKEFGAGLIYAEMVSDKALTFGNKKTVKMIEVVDEERPLTMQVFGGDLETIVEGAKIIDQHSNCDIIDLNMGCPVNKVIKSDAGAKLLLDPQKIYTIVKAVVEAVEKPVTVKMRIGWDKNTIYAVEIAQICEKAGAKAIAVHARTRKQMYSGKADWSYIKQIKDAVDIPVIGNGDITTPEDAKRMLEETGCDAVMIGRGVLGNPWLVEQTVQYLETGTYNRDISIEERFHRMSNHMERLIALKGEKVAMLEMRNHGPWYVKGLPGASHVRKALSQVSTKDDLLQIIEEYQNHRKEGPH